atgtcaagcgttcgagcaactcaaattttgacatttcttgcgcgcaaaagtgacaaaatcgGCATCAGCGAAATTCATGATGAAAAATATGAGGTAAGCGAAAtcgctctttatttttgttaataattaattattattattaattatgtatactaatgaataatattatactattttttatattaaatatcaaTTCCAGCTAAGCCACAATTTCACCAAGCTCCTAGTGAGAAGCCGGCTCGAAATGGAGCACGAATTTTCTGCGGGGAAACgtaaaaagtcagttttatgGGCAAAAGTGGTCAACAAAATGAGTGTGGTTAATGCGGATGTTCCAAAATCGAAGGACCTAATGCAAagaaagtttttgaatttatttgcgACATACAAACGTATaaagaggcgaaatgagcagACTGGGAGAGAGGCAACAAGCTGGGAGTTTTTTCAAGAGTTCGACGATGTGTACGGTAGGCGGCATTCCATTCAACCGTCAGCCAAAAACCTTCAAGGCTCCTTAATGGATAGCGCTGAAGTGTGTGAAGGGAGTGGAGACGATAATACTGACTACTCTTCCGAAAGTCAACTCGTAAACGAACGACGAAAGCGTCCAAAGACTGCCGCCAACGAAGCAttggaatttttaaagaatGAGGCTCTAAAAGAACAAACACGTCATGAAGAAGTGCTACAattcgaaaaagaaaaattgaattttgaaaaagaaaaaataaacgtaATGATGAAGTTGCGGGAAACTTTAGAAAAGTTAaccgaaaagtaaaaaaaaaaaaaatttgaaaaatgtaaacttgatctctttttataattttttattactgttgtgacctgaatgaaataaaatatcacatgtacatgtatttatttactaacatttttattaaaaaatatataatttaagaaacaaacaacatttttaaattatttcttctgACAATACCTTCGTTAGTATCATTTATGTTGTCAGGCGTTTCAGCATCGTTTTCATTAAGTGTTTCCAAATTTTCCAATAGATAATTGACTTCAGGATCATTAAAATTGTCCCgctttattaaattatgcagAATTACACACTAATACTACTTTTGATACATCTTCCATATTTTGaatatcaatattatttaaaattttgaactttcccCTCAAAATCCCAAAAGCTTGTTCTATGAATACTCGAGTTGAACTTAAATAATAACTAAATTGTTTCTCCTCTCTCAACAGATGTCTCATTATCTCTATAAGGCGCGATCAAATATTTCGTAAGAGGATAAGCTGAGTCAGCTAAAATTATAGCATCTTTTGCAAGTTGTATCTCTCCAGACGTAATTCCTTTGTATATCGGACTATTTTTCCATACGTTGGCGTCATGGCAGCTCCCTGGGTATCCGATGAAAACATCCAAGAAACGAAATGTGCTGTCGCATATGCCCTAAACATTGCAaatgttttctgtttttaaaatagttctAGCTTAACCATCACCATATGTACGTACCTGCATAATAATGGAATAGTTCCCCTTTCGGTCATAGTAGCTAATTGCATCCTTCTTCGgtgtgtttattttaaaatgtgtcCCATCCAAACAGCCAACTACGAAAGGAAATGCATTCGGCCGGCTCGCTTGGAAACGCTCCATTACTGTTTGCTGCTGGGAAATTGATGGCcaacatatttcattttttaacttGCAAATTGCATTAatcgttttaagaaaaattttgtggGCAGTCCCTTTTGAAACATCAAACTTATCTGATAGTTCACGATAAGTAACTCTACTATTACTCAGCTTCCACAAGGTAATATGCAAAGCCTGATCCATTGAATATTCCCCGCGTGACGATAACCAAAAAGGTTCCAAGCCGCTCTTTAATTCCTAcgaagtatttatgtatgtgtttatttaggCGATTATTTAAATCAGAAAACTTACAGCAAATGTTTCACGAGACATccgaaaatgtgataaatatatatCCGGAGGATAAATTTGAAttgttttaaagaagttttGCGATTTTACTATCGccctcttctttaaaatttcggtCATAAGCCACTTTTTTTTACGTAAAAAGCTttgttttcttgcttttttatatttaagaagcAAACTGCACTCGCTATCCACCATGTTATCCactgttaaatttattaaaaaatacatttttgagaCTTATTAAATTCCACTTCTACCTGCACGCcgcgcaaaatatttgcaaaatatttgattaagtatcagctgagtatctgcaaaaaaacatcagggttgcaatattgccgcagttatttgcttgctcgaacATCCCCAGAGTTAGAAACAGTACGGTGTAGTACAGTACTTTGTAGAAAACGGCAAACTTGTGTACAAAACGACAAacgaattctttttttttttttttaaaaacgggtatttaataaatacttcTATACCGGCACTTCACTTTCAATCGGTACTTTAAGTTAACGGCACTAAAAAACGGGTTTTTCTTTTTGGGTTTGTAATTTGAAaacagtaataaattttttaattttaactttttacaaaacttttatGTGAATATAAATTCCACCACTTTTTGCCAAAATACAAATTGAAATACTTATGTGTCTTTATTTTTGCACTCCACTGTACTCACCACCCGTTTTGAACTTGccgtacgtatatgtatgtagatttgtACATACGTGGTTTCTTTACCGCACTTGTTTCGAGAATTCTTTCGCACTTAGTtaaacatacttatgtgtatgtgcaagttAACGAAAGCCTCCGCATAGAAACCTTACcctaactgtaaataaaattgaatctttgcactttgcaattacattgtgtcataaattagaaatataattaacgtttttgattacttaagaattcgatatgctttttcCGTTTTGACTCCAAAAATccattattatcaaaacaatatcgctcgccttcacaagaaggcataacaataacaatcgtAAAGAAAACAGAACGCTTAACGTTCTGCTGGAATTTGCTGTCGCagctaaaattgtaattaactctttgttctggatccaatcaagctgatgcttacacttcagctttaactttaagtaaataaacccaaaatgtatatatattagtatttctgaaataaagaatatatttgTATCTTGCAATCCACTAGAACCACACGTGTTCTCATTTCATCCGCGCGTTC
The sequence above is drawn from the Bactrocera tryoni isolate S06 chromosome 1, CSIRO_BtryS06_freeze2, whole genome shotgun sequence genome and encodes:
- the LOC120768609 gene encoding protein ALP1-like, which codes for MDQALHITLWKLSNSRVTYRELSDKFDVSKGTAHKIFLKTINAICKLKNEICWPSISQQQTVMERFQASRPNAFPFVVGCLDGTHFKINTPKKDAISYYDRKGNYSIIMQGICDSTFRFLDVFIGYPGSCHDANVWKNSPIYKGITSGEIQLAKDAIILADSAYPLTKYLIAPYRDNETSVERGETI